The following nucleotide sequence is from Thermodesulfobacteriota bacterium.
CCTGCGCCCTCCGAGGCGATCCTCCAGTGGGGCCTCGGACCAGGGGAGTCGGCTGTGCTCGCCCTGTGCGAGCGGAATCCACGTCGCGTTGCTGTGATCGACGACCTCGCCGGCCGGAAGTGCGCTTCGAGCCTCGGCATTCCCGTCCGCGGTACATTGGGTATTGTCTTGGTTGCCAAGCGTCGGGGCCTGGTCCCCGCCGCGAGACCGGTGCTCGAGGATCTGCTTCGAGCCGGGATGTACCTCTCCCGCCGGGTGCTGGACGAGGCACTGACGAGGGTAGGGGAATAGGCGCAAGCTTCGGAAAGG
It contains:
- a CDS encoding DUF3368 domain-containing protein, translating into MAETAVFNASPLIFFSRGGHLELLRAVVGGVLVPEPVAAEIRRRGPRDPTSAALTSELWLQVVPAPAPSEAILQWGLGPGESAVLALCERNPRRVAVIDDLAGRKCASSLGIPVRGTLGIVLVAKRRGLVPAARPVLEDLLRAGMYLSRRVLDEALTRVGE